ACAGCATGCGACTATCCGGTAGCAGCCAATTTATGCTTTCATCCGCCGTTCTGCATAGATAGAAATTCCGTCAGATCATTCTGTAGCCGCACAACCTCCTGATTCGCAGCATACGCATAATCCGGCATCATCATATCCTTAACCATGTTCGTGCGCAGCCAGGCAATGAAGAGAACATCCAGCATGAAGCTTGGGAGTTTGGGGACTATTTTAAAAACGGGCGGATCAACAGCAATACCCGCTTTGCGGATTGCCCTTAGATACGCTTTTAAAGTAACTGTTATTTTGCGTGCAGTCTTTCTGGTTCCCGGTGTTATAGAGTTAATCTCCTGATTGCCGGAATACAAACCGCCCAGTAGAGCAATGTCTGATACAGAATGAGTAATTAGATATGCCTGCATATCCTTTTTTATAGCGTAGGGAAGCTTGGCGGCTTGAAATACTTGTGAGAGCTTTACGATGCGCTCTGTCACTGCGCCGTTCATTTCTCCAAATGAAGTAGCCACTAGAAACTTGGGCATGAACCGGGCGTACAGGACCCCATCTTTGATCTGTCCGCCGAAGCCCGGAAATGCCGGTAAAAGTCTATCCCCTACAATCCCAAGCCACGAAGAAAATCCAATCGGACTATTGGTCATCGTAATGATATTCGGGCTTTGGTTATCTTTTAGCGCTAACAACGCGGATTCGGCCCGGTCATAACGAACGGTAACGAAAATAAAATCGTAAACATCATCATTTTCGAGTGTATCAATGACCTTCACCGGAACCGTTCTGACTGTACCTTTGTCATTATATTGCAGGCCTTTTTCTTGTAAACGTCTGAATCTGTCCGAACGTGCAAACAGACTAACATCATATCCCGCTTCCATAAACTTCATTGCGTAAATACTCCCGATGACACCTGCACCGAAAATTAAAATTCTGACGGGCTGTGCTGCCATTTCAATTCCCCCTGGCTACTCGTATTCCTTTGAATCATCCAACATCGTGTTGCATGATATGATCATAAAGCTTTAGAATTCCCTGATCAATCATCAATATCTTGCGATGTGTCGGATGGTAGCCCTCCAAGATACCTTCAGCCTCGTAGCTGCTTCTCTAAGGTTGACAGGAATACTTCCATGGATTCACTGATATCAATCTCCATCCGCTCCGACAGAATAATAAGCCACCAGATACACTCGCTAAGCTTATGCTCCAGTTCAGGCCGGGTATCACCACCTTTGGGCCAACGCTTCTGCTCAGACATTGTCAACCGTCCAACTAACGCGGCATCTGTCAAAAAAGCAAGCGCATCCTCTTCCACACTCCACTCTGTCCCATGATGCTGCTCCAGTCTGTGATAGCGTTCTCTTATAACGAGAGAACGCTCAATCATTTCTTTAAAGCTCAGCCCCTTCTTCATTTCGTCCATTTTGTTTAACCTCCTCCTGGTTCATATTGTTGCTACAGCATTTGCTTAGCGGACATAACGGTTATTTCCAGTACCCGGGTGACAAAAGCATATTTCCGCTTCATGTCATCAAATTCAGCGCCGGAATCAAAAAACCGGGCAATCCCCTCATGCTTCAGAACTTCGTGAAATGTATTAGTTAGCAATTAAAATGAAATAAATTCATCGCTGGAGCACCATGGCAACGCCTAAGCGGTTGTTGACGAAATTTATTTTCAACATTAAGATCTAATTATGATAATAATTTTCAACATGGCGACCCGGGAGGAAAGAACAGATGACGACAACACCAGAACAAAATATCAGCGTAACCAACAGGCCGAGCAGAGAACAGCTTGAACAGATTTACGATATTTTAGATGAATGTTTTGCCGTAGGCCGGGGGTATTTCCAGGAAAGATTAGACCTCGACACCTCATATGACCCGGATACCACATGGTTTGCGACGGTCGGCGGCAAGGTTGCTGCCAATGTTCAAATCTTTCCCCTCTCCATCAGAGTCGGCCAAGCGGTCTTGCACACGGGTGCCATGGGCAGCGTCGCTGCAGATCCCAATTATCGCGGCATGGGGCTGACACACAAAATTCTTGCTGCACAAACAGACTACATGAGAGAAGCCGATTATGATATAAGCTTACTTCTGGCCAGCAAGCATGCATTTTATGAGAAGGCCGGCTGGAGACTAATTCCTGAGACTGCTTACGCTGTTGAAAATCAGGCGTGGGGCGGGCAGCCGGACGGTTACGCAATTATACCCTTTGAGCCCCGTTATCTTGATGATATCCGTGGTATTTATGAACAATTCAATCAGAACCGCACCTATACCGTAGTACGTAATGAAACCTACTGGAAGGATCTGATCCGCTGGCCGGAATGGAACAAGGCGGACTGTCTGCTGCTTCAGCATCATCATAAAATTGTCGCTTATGGCATTATAGAAAAAAAGGACACCGAACAGGTATTTATCAACGAATTCATATACCTAGATGAAGCAGTTGACGGCGCCCAGTACTTATTTCATGAATTATGCCGTCTCCGGCCGAATGCCAAGCACATCATGGCGATGCTCCCTGAGGATCACAAGCTATATGCCTATTATCAGCAGCTTCAGGCAGAGCCCGTTCCCATCCATATGGCAATGTGGAAAATGATCAACCTGTATTCTACCTTCCACAAGCTTCAGCCTGAACTGGAGCAGCGCCTTAACGGCAATGACCAGATGGCAGAACAGGAGCTGTTCATAACGCTGCAATGCGGGGAGGACAAGATCAGCCTCGACTACCGCCAGAAGCGGCTTTCCGTTTCCGAGAATAGTCAGGCCGGGTCCCGGATATCCATAGAAGTGGATGAGCGGGATCTGATCTCTTATATCATCTTCGGCTATTCTGCGGAAGGCGCAGCTGAAGCTGGGGCCTCTGCTCGACATGCTGATATTCTGCAGGCCCTGTTCCCGAAGCAGCAGGCCGTGTTTTATTTAACCGACAAATTTTAACCGGTACATTTTGGCTGATAGCTGGTTTACTAAAAGAAAAAAGGGTGTGCCGCAAGTCCAAAACTGCCGGACTTATAGCACTCCCTTTCTTTGCTTCATTCATAGGATTACCCGTTACTCATTTTTGATTTCCCAAGCAGTACCGCACCATAGGCAGCATTATGAACAGGCATAATCAGTTGGGTCTTCGGGTAGCTGCGGACAAGCTTCCGCTCTAATGCCTCTCTTACAAAACGCGATTTCTGCAGCACACTTCCGGCAATTGCAACCTTGCTCTCATATAATTCCAGCCGCTCAATCACAGGCACCACAAGCTCAAACAGACGGGCTGCACATTGCTCCGCCAGTTTTAGCGCCCGGGCATCCCCGAGCCCGCATGCTGCCGTCATCACCGGGGCGAGCGCTGCAATATCTTTTTTCGTTGTGTTTTTGTCGTAGACAAAACCTATCACCTCTTGCACCGTACCAAGTCCAAGCTGCTTATAGACCAGCGCCGGAATCATCGTATCCGCTATTCTTCCGTCCTCTGCCTGAACCAGCACGGACAAGAGCTCACGTCCGATATAGTAGCCGCTTCCCTCATCATCAATCAGATGGCCAAAGCCTCCTGTGCGGTGCCGCTCTCCTGTTTCATTAACTCCGAAGCAAATGGAGCCTGTACCGGCAATGAGAATAATGCCCTGCATCGCATTCTGGGCTCCATATAGTGCGGTTTCCTGATCACCGGTAATCGTTAGCGGCCCTCTATAGCCGTTATCTCTCACCTGTTGCTCCAAAAAATCGGCTACTGCCGGATTGCTTACGCCTGCCGCTCCTATACATACATGAAGAACTTCCGCAAGGCTTGTGCAGCAGGACCTGATCTGATTAAAAATCTCCCCGAAAGCAGCAGCAATAGCCCCGGCATCACCGCCATTATAATTAATAGGCCCAACGGAAAAGGATAGTACAGGCTCTTCCTGATCTTCATGAGTAACAATGACAGCTGTCTTGGTGCCGCCCCCGTCCATGCCAACAATAAATGCCATACTGATGTCCCCCTATAGCTGAATCGTAATACTGGCAGCAGGTGTAATCTCACCATTCAGGATGGGGATAAGGGACTTGAACGCATCTGGAGTATATTCAAAGGCGGCAATGCCGCAAAACCCGCCTTCGATTAAAGCTAAATCATACGGCCGACCGAGTGTAATTGCCGTTACTTTACAGTTTGCTGCCACAAGCTTCTGCACAAGCGCCAGCTGGCCTGTATTTTCACGCGCATTGAACAGCCCGATAACCACATGCTTGTACCCTTCAGCCTTTTGTAGCACTTCGCTAATCTGCTCCTCGTCCGGATCAATACTGATCAGCTCATACGCTGCAGCAAAATGCTCACCCATATACTGCGGGAAACTAACCTCCTGATTCACACTGCTGGAGGCCAGGTCGGTCCGGTAGGCATAGGAGCCCACAAACAAGACCTGCCCATCCCCTGCCTGAACGGGCTGGGTCTCACCTTTAATCAGGCAGATCGTTTCCGTACGCATCAGCTCGTTCGCCCGGCGGTGAACTTCGCAGCCCACGATCCCGTAATCCGGTTCCCCAACATGCGTATAGCGGGCTTTATAGGCTAAAATTTTGGCAACAGCTGCATCAATAACCGCTTCATCCAAATCACCCGCCGCTACAGCTTCTTCTATTAAATGAACCGCTTCTTTAACCGTTGCAGGCGTGTGACTGATGAATACCAGATCAATCCCTGCTTTAACGGCTTCGAGTGCACCTTTTGCCGTCCCGTAATAGCGTTTAATCGCATCCATTTCCAGACAATCGGATACAACCAGCCCCTTAAATCCCAATTTCTCTTTAAGCAGCTCTGTAATAATGGTATAAGACATTGTTCCCGGCACGCCGGACCTTTCGATTAGGGGGAATAAAATATGTGCGCTCATGATGGCCTGGGCACCCTGCCCGATGGCAGCCTTAAACGGCAGCAGCTCAAGCTGCTCCAGCTCCTCCACCGTTTTGTTAATGACAGGCAAGCCAATGTGTGAATCGACATCAGTATCCCCATGACCGGGAAAATGCTTCAGCGAGGACATAACGCCGCCGTCGAGCAAGCCCTTCATCATTTGAATCCCGTACTGCGATACCGTCTCCACAGAATCCCCGTAAGAGCGGATGTTGATCACTGGATTGAGCGCATTACTGGTAACGTCCATCACGGGCGCAAGATTGAAATTAATGCCTAATGCTTTTAGCTCCCGGGCCGTTATTCTCCCCGCTGCATAAGCATTTTCAGGGCGTCCTGAAGAGGCAATGGCCATGGCTCCGGCTACATTCGTCGCGTCCTTGGGCATTCGGGTCACCCGGCCGCCTTCCTGGTCAATCGTAATGAAGCCCGGAATGCCTGCATGTGTGGTGAACCATTGCTGCAGTTCAGCAACAAGCCCGCCTAATTGATATTTATTGTTGATATTATGTGAGAATAAAATAATATTCCCGATCTTGTACTGCTCAATGACTTCCTTCAGCTCAGGGGACATCTCCGTTGACGGAAAGCCTGTTACGAACATTTGCCCGATTTTCTCACGCAAGCTCATTTCTTCTATCGTTCTCATCCGCTGCTCACCACCCGCTAGTAATATAAATGATACTGCTGCTTCATTTGTGCAAATTGCCTGCTGTCCTCTGCGAACTGTTCGAACACTTGCTTAGCCTGAATATTCTTTGTCCGGTAGACGCTGCTTCCGCCCAGCAAATCAATAAAAGGACGTGAGCCCTCCTTCACGGGAGGCAGAAATGCAAAGGGCTCAAACATGTCCCTGATCGTAAATAATAAGGTTACGCCAACCTCTAACGGCTTGATCACCTGGCGATCTGTAATGTATAATTGAACGCCGCCGCACAGCTCTCCAGAATGCTTGGAGGCCGTTGGCTTGAAATGAACCGGACGAAAATACACGCCTGGAAGCCGCAATGCGTTCATCTCATCTGCCAGCTGCTGCGCCTCAATAAAGGGAGCTCCAATCATTTCAAAGGGGAAGGTTGTACCCCTTCCTTCGGAGCAGTTGGTTCCCTCAAATAAACAGGTGCCTGTATATAATAACGCTGTTTCATACCGGGGGATTCCCAGTGAAGGATGAACCCAGGTCAAGGCTGTATCCGGGAAGGACATGCTCCGTTCCCAGCCTTCCAGACGAACGACATGAAGCGATGCCTTCCAGTTCATCTGATCATTGGCCATGACAGCCACTTCACCTGCGGTCAGGCCGTACCGGACCGCCAGCTCATAATTCCCGACAAAGGACTTGAAGCCGGGCTGTAGGATATTTCCTTCCACGTTCACCCCGTTCAGCGGATTCACCCGGTCGAGAACAACAAATTCCACACCTGCCGCAGCACAATCCTCAAGGGCATACAGCATCGTATAAATGAAGGTATAATACCGTACACCAACATCCTGGATATCATACACAAGGATATCTACCTTCTCCAGCATTTCCTTTGTTAACCGTTTGGAATCTTTGCGGTACAGGCTGTAGACCGGAACATTTGTAAGAGGGTCCGTATACGTCTCCACGCATGCCCCTGCATCCAGATCTCCGCGGACACCATGCTCAGGCGAGAACATGGCCGTAAGATTACAATTCTCGTGTAATATCGTAATGGTGGATCTGAAATCTTTGGCAAGCCCTGTCGGCGCTGTAATTAACCCCACACGTTTACCTTCAAACAAATGAAGATACTTCTTAATAGAATCAATCCCGTTTAATACCATATCACGCAAGCCCCGATTGTCTGATTTTCATCGTCTCGGCAGGGACCATGAAGGCTTCGGCATAAGTTTTTCTTGCTTCACAGCCCCGGACAACGGCCAACGCTTTATAGTAATCCATATATTTAAAAGATTTGCTGTTCGTCACAAACCAATGCCGGCCTAACGCCTCAATCCATAAATCATAAGCCGCCTGATCGAAATCCACGTATACGTAAGGGACATAGTCTACAGCATCTTCCCAGTTTTCGGAATAATACAGCTTTGCTGCAAAATGAGCAGGAAGCTCACGTTCAAAAGAGGGCTGGCTGGCAAAAAACCTTGCATCGTTCACGATATAATGGGTCAGTGCATGATCCTTATGCATGCTGTTTTTCCAATGGGTGATGATCATGTCCGGCTTCACGCGGCGGATCACATCGCAGACCTCCATCCGAATCTGCTGATTGTCAGGCAGCTCTCCGTCACAATAATCAAAAACAACGGCTTCACCGCCCAGCATATCCGCAAAACGCTCAGCCTCTTTGATTTTTTGCTGACGGTACTCTTTCATATCCTGCCCGGCCGGTACGCCTCTTTCACCAGGAGTTAAAGCCAGGGTTACGATACGGTCTCCTCTCAAGCTATGGCTGGCCAGTACACCGCCGGACGCCAATTCTACATCCCCAACATGCGCTCCAATCGCTAAGACTGTCAGCTTTCCGCTCATCCTTACAGCTCCCTCCGCAATATGGCAAATTGTTTCTCAATCTGAAACCCTGCTTGTTGATAGATTCGAAGAGCCGGGTTATTGCTGCCAGTAAACAAAGAGATATATTGACAGCCTGAAGTCTGAAAAGCTTCTACCATCCGGAAAAACAAGACACTGCCTAGACCATGTCCCTCATACTCCGGGTGTACCCCGATCCCGCAAAAAAATGCCCGGCCATCCGGTTCGACCATAATTGGACCTGCAAAACCTATAACCTCACTGCCATGAACAGCCACCACAAGGGGTTCACCATTCTTTACATGCGCAGCTACATCCTTTTCCCACTGCGGATTCCGCAAGGCAGCAAGCATGGCATCAAGCCCTTTATGAACAGCGGGGGCATAATGAGTAACCTGATAGCCTTCTCTGCTTGCTTTGCTTTCTTTGCCGGCAATATCTTCAGGAACACTAAAGTCACCCAGCTTCAGGTACATGCCGCATTGTGTCGCCCGGTCTGCATACCCTCTGGCGATTAAAGCATCGTATAACGGCTGGTCTTTACTAATACCCGGGGCATTATTGTGTTCATGCTGCGGTGCGCTGGGAATCGTCCATTTCAGCTTAACAGGGTTAAAGAACAGGACCTCCGCCTGACTTTTCCCAAGCTGCTGAAACCTTGTTTCCATGCGCAGCACAAAGGCATCGTACAGCTCTAAAGAAGCGGCACCCGGATCGATAATTACGGTCGTAATATAGCCCGCCACATCGCCGAGCGGAAGATCATCCCCGCTGCAGCCAGCTGCAAAACCGGCAATCCCTTGTTCATTACAGCCTACCCACATACACTCCGCATCAAAATAAGCATGATTTATGAATGTGTCCTGAAAATCCTGCTCTGTAAACGGCTTGTAGTCATACTTCGTAGCCTCCCGGTTCCAGAGCGCTACCACTCCAGAAAGATCTTCCATGGAGAAGAGTCTGATTTGCATTATTCAAACCCCCTGTGTTCCGGGTAGGGCCAAGAAATTTTGCCCATGACTACCGGCCGGGAAGCTCCGGTTACCTGGGGGATATTATTCGGCAGACGTTTCATCGTATGATAAGCCAGCACAGCAAAAGCAACGGCTTCCTTGGCATCGCTGTTGCCGCCAATATCCTCCTGTGTCAGCACCTGCACTCCGAAGGGAGCAAATAACTGCCGCAAATCACGCAATAACGTCAGGTTATAGCTCCCGCCGCCGCCAACCAGCAATCGCTGAGCCTGATGCTGCGGGGCAATATACCGTTCATAGCTGTCGGCAATGCTCCATGCCGTCAAGCGTGTTGCCGTGGCAATTACATCCTCAGCTTTCCAGTGATGCTCCTCCATCAACTGAAGTATTTGGGCAACATATTGTTGTCCAAACCGTTCTCTGCCCGTCGATTTCGGGAAAGGCATACTATAATACTCATCCTGCTGCATCCATTTCAAAAGCTGATCAATAACCTCACCGCCCGCAGCAATTTCACCGCCGGCATCCATCGTCATTGGCGCGAATAAATGGGACACAAGACCATCAATAATCATATTCCCGGGCCCTGTATCGTAAGCATACACCTCTTCGGAAGAAGCATTTGCAGGAAGAACAGTTATATTCCCTATTCCTCCAATATTCTGCAGAAGTGATGTTTTCTCCGGATGGTTAAACAATAAATATTCAGTAAAAGGCACCAGCGGCGCCCCCTGTCCATCCATTGCCATGTCAGCAACCCGAAAATCTGATATGCAGGGAATGCCCGTCCGGTTCGCTATCACTGCACCTTCCCCGATCTGCACCGTACAGTGCAGGTTATAGCCGTCCATCGTCTTCTCTTCCGGTGCATGGTAGATCGTTTGGCCATGTGATCCTATCGCAAATATTTGGGAAGGCACAAGTCCGCAGTTGCGGATCACCGACACTACTGCCCGGGCGTATAATTCCCCAAGCCACATGTTCATTGCGCCTACTTTATCCACCGTAGCCTTGGAAGGATCAAACAGCTCGAATATCGAGCTTCTGACATGCGCGGGAAACGGAGTGTTCTCAAAAGCCAGCAATTCCGTCTCTATTCCGTACTCTTTGTCCGGCCTAGACGAAAGTTTAATTACCGCTGCATCAATACCGTCTACCGATGTGCCGGACATCAGGCCAACCAGATAGGTAACCTCTACTTCAGCCGGGCCGCCCATTACCCTTTCACCGCTCCGACGGCTACTCCTTCAAGGAAATACTTTTGTAAGCTGAAGAACAAAATAAACATCGGAACGGCAGAAATGGTTGCCCCGGCCATCATAGGTGCAAAGTAAGTGGTGTTCGCAAAACGGAAGTTTTTGAGCCCCACCTGAATCGTCTGCATATCCATCGTGTTGGTAACCAGGAACGGCCAGAAGAAGTCATTCCATGCTGCCATAAACGTTAGAATCGCCAGCACGGCCATAACCGTTTTGGACAGCGGCATAATGATATACCAGAAGATTTTAGGCTGGGAGCAGCCTTCGATTTTGGCAGCTTCAATAATTTCCACCGGAATGGAAGACATGAACTGCTTGACCAGAAAAATGTTATACACCGTGACAATGCTTGGCATAATCAGCGCTGTATACGTATTTTGCAATTCAAAAATATTGACGATCAATATATACAGCGGAACCTGGGTGACTTGAGTAGGGATCATCATGGACCCCAGCAGAATAGCGAACAGAATGCCTTTTCCTCTAAATTTCATTTTGGCAAAAGCGTATCCTGCAAGCGTGGCGAAAAATACGTTGGATACCGTAATACAAGCTGCTACAATAAAAGAATTTTTTAACCAGTCCCAGGAATGGGCGCTGAAGTTAAAAAAGAATTTATAAGACTCGAAGGAAATCTTCGACGGGATAATCGAATAGCTCATAGCGCCAGCTTCTACCGGATCACCGAACGAGGAAATGATCATAAAGTATATCGGGAAAATGGTCGCTGCGGCAAACAGGAGAAGGCATGTAATGATCAGACCATTACGGGCGAACAGAGACCCTTTGCTTTTGATACTATTGTTGAACAACCCCATAGGTTTCTGCCCCTTTCCTAGTATTCTATGTCTTTACCTAAAATCTTAAATTGAACGAATGAGATCAGGGCAATAACCGCTGCCAGAAGTAAGGATTGGGCCGCTGCCTCACCAAACTCGAAATATGTGAACGCATTGTTAAAGATCAACAATCCTACCATAGTTGTGGCATGGTCCGGTCCGCCGCCTGTCATCAGATAAGCGTTCTGGAACACCTGGAAGGAACCAATGGCCCCTGTAACCAGCAGGAATAGCGTGGTTGGCTTAAGGAAAGGGATGACAATAAACCGCAGCTTTTGCAAAAATGTCGCTCCATCAATGTCAGCTGCTTCATAATAACTGTTATCAATACTGAGCAATGCAGCCAGATAGATAATGATCGCTGTACCATGACTTGACAGCCAGGACATTAATACAAGTGAAAACATGGCCGTTGCACTGGAACCAAGCCAGTTCTGATTACTGATTCCAAAAAATCCAACCACTTGATTGGCAATACCTGATTTTAACGGATCAAAGATCCACAGCCATACGACAGCAAGCGATACCCCTGAAGCTACAGCCGGCAA
The sequence above is a segment of the Paenibacillus sp. FSL R7-0204 genome. Coding sequences within it:
- a CDS encoding ketopantoate reductase family protein, producing MAAQPVRILIFGAGVIGSIYAMKFMEAGYDVSLFARSDRFRRLQEKGLQYNDKGTVRTVPVKVIDTLENDDVYDFIFVTVRYDRAESALLALKDNQSPNIITMTNSPIGFSSWLGIVGDRLLPAFPGFGGQIKDGVLYARFMPKFLVATSFGEMNGAVTERIVKLSQVFQAAKLPYAIKKDMQAYLITHSVSDIALLGGLYSGNQEINSITPGTRKTARKITVTLKAYLRAIRKAGIAVDPPVFKIVPKLPSFMLDVLFIAWLRTNMVKDMMMPDYAYAANQEVVRLQNDLTEFLSMQNGG
- a CDS encoding MazG-like protein, which gives rise to MDEMKKGLSFKEMIERSLVIRERYHRLEQHHGTEWSVEEDALAFLTDAALVGRLTMSEQKRWPKGGDTRPELEHKLSECIWWLIILSERMEIDISESMEVFLSTLEKQLRG
- a CDS encoding GNAT family N-acetyltransferase, whose product is MTTTPEQNISVTNRPSREQLEQIYDILDECFAVGRGYFQERLDLDTSYDPDTTWFATVGGKVAANVQIFPLSIRVGQAVLHTGAMGSVAADPNYRGMGLTHKILAAQTDYMREADYDISLLLASKHAFYEKAGWRLIPETAYAVENQAWGGQPDGYAIIPFEPRYLDDIRGIYEQFNQNRTYTVVRNETYWKDLIRWPEWNKADCLLLQHHHKIVAYGIIEKKDTEQVFINEFIYLDEAVDGAQYLFHELCRLRPNAKHIMAMLPEDHKLYAYYQQLQAEPVPIHMAMWKMINLYSTFHKLQPELEQRLNGNDQMAEQELFITLQCGEDKISLDYRQKRLSVSENSQAGSRISIEVDERDLISYIIFGYSAEGAAEAGASARHADILQALFPKQQAVFYLTDKF
- a CDS encoding N-acetylglucosamine kinase produces the protein MAFIVGMDGGGTKTAVIVTHEDQEEPVLSFSVGPINYNGGDAGAIAAAFGEIFNQIRSCCTSLAEVLHVCIGAAGVSNPAVADFLEQQVRDNGYRGPLTITGDQETALYGAQNAMQGIILIAGTGSICFGVNETGERHRTGGFGHLIDDEGSGYYIGRELLSVLVQAEDGRIADTMIPALVYKQLGLGTVQEVIGFVYDKNTTKKDIAALAPVMTAACGLGDARALKLAEQCAARLFELVVPVIERLELYESKVAIAGSVLQKSRFVREALERKLVRSYPKTQLIMPVHNAAYGAVLLGKSKMSNG
- a CDS encoding glycoside hydrolase family 3 protein, which codes for MRTIEEMSLREKIGQMFVTGFPSTEMSPELKEVIEQYKIGNIILFSHNINNKYQLGGLVAELQQWFTTHAGIPGFITIDQEGGRVTRMPKDATNVAGAMAIASSGRPENAYAAGRITARELKALGINFNLAPVMDVTSNALNPVINIRSYGDSVETVSQYGIQMMKGLLDGGVMSSLKHFPGHGDTDVDSHIGLPVINKTVEELEQLELLPFKAAIGQGAQAIMSAHILFPLIERSGVPGTMSYTIITELLKEKLGFKGLVVSDCLEMDAIKRYYGTAKGALEAVKAGIDLVFISHTPATVKEAVHLIEEAVAAGDLDEAVIDAAVAKILAYKARYTHVGEPDYGIVGCEVHRRANELMRTETICLIKGETQPVQAGDGQVLFVGSYAYRTDLASSSVNQEVSFPQYMGEHFAAAYELISIDPDEEQISEVLQKAEGYKHVVIGLFNARENTGQLALVQKLVAANCKVTAITLGRPYDLALIEGGFCGIAAFEYTPDAFKSLIPILNGEITPAASITIQL
- a CDS encoding exo-beta-N-acetylmuramidase NamZ family protein, with product MVLNGIDSIKKYLHLFEGKRVGLITAPTGLAKDFRSTITILHENCNLTAMFSPEHGVRGDLDAGACVETYTDPLTNVPVYSLYRKDSKRLTKEMLEKVDILVYDIQDVGVRYYTFIYTMLYALEDCAAAGVEFVVLDRVNPLNGVNVEGNILQPGFKSFVGNYELAVRYGLTAGEVAVMANDQMNWKASLHVVRLEGWERSMSFPDTALTWVHPSLGIPRYETALLYTGTCLFEGTNCSEGRGTTFPFEMIGAPFIEAQQLADEMNALRLPGVYFRPVHFKPTASKHSGELCGGVQLYITDRQVIKPLEVGVTLLFTIRDMFEPFAFLPPVKEGSRPFIDLLGGSSVYRTKNIQAKQVFEQFAEDSRQFAQMKQQYHLYY
- a CDS encoding PIG-L deacetylase family protein, with the protein product MSGKLTVLAIGAHVGDVELASGGVLASHSLRGDRIVTLALTPGERGVPAGQDMKEYRQQKIKEAERFADMLGGEAVVFDYCDGELPDNQQIRMEVCDVIRRVKPDMIITHWKNSMHKDHALTHYIVNDARFFASQPSFERELPAHFAAKLYYSENWEDAVDYVPYVYVDFDQAAYDLWIEALGRHWFVTNSKSFKYMDYYKALAVVRGCEARKTYAEAFMVPAETMKIRQSGLA
- a CDS encoding GNAT family N-acetyltransferase; translation: MQIRLFSMEDLSGVVALWNREATKYDYKPFTEQDFQDTFINHAYFDAECMWVGCNEQGIAGFAAGCSGDDLPLGDVAGYITTVIIDPGAASLELYDAFVLRMETRFQQLGKSQAEVLFFNPVKLKWTIPSAPQHEHNNAPGISKDQPLYDALIARGYADRATQCGMYLKLGDFSVPEDIAGKESKASREGYQVTHYAPAVHKGLDAMLAALRNPQWEKDVAAHVKNGEPLVVAVHGSEVIGFAGPIMVEPDGRAFFCGIGVHPEYEGHGLGSVLFFRMVEAFQTSGCQYISLFTGSNNPALRIYQQAGFQIEKQFAILRREL
- a CDS encoding anhydro-N-acetylmuramic acid kinase encodes the protein MGGPAEVEVTYLVGLMSGTSVDGIDAAVIKLSSRPDKEYGIETELLAFENTPFPAHVRSSIFELFDPSKATVDKVGAMNMWLGELYARAVVSVIRNCGLVPSQIFAIGSHGQTIYHAPEEKTMDGYNLHCTVQIGEGAVIANRTGIPCISDFRVADMAMDGQGAPLVPFTEYLLFNHPEKTSLLQNIGGIGNITVLPANASSEEVYAYDTGPGNMIIDGLVSHLFAPMTMDAGGEIAAGGEVIDQLLKWMQQDEYYSMPFPKSTGRERFGQQYVAQILQLMEEHHWKAEDVIATATRLTAWSIADSYERYIAPQHQAQRLLVGGGGSYNLTLLRDLRQLFAPFGVQVLTQEDIGGNSDAKEAVAFAVLAYHTMKRLPNNIPQVTGASRPVVMGKISWPYPEHRGFE
- a CDS encoding carbohydrate ABC transporter permease, which gives rise to MGLFNNSIKSKGSLFARNGLIITCLLLFAAATIFPIYFMIISSFGDPVEAGAMSYSIIPSKISFESYKFFFNFSAHSWDWLKNSFIVAACITVSNVFFATLAGYAFAKMKFRGKGILFAILLGSMMIPTQVTQVPLYILIVNIFELQNTYTALIMPSIVTVYNIFLVKQFMSSIPVEIIEAAKIEGCSQPKIFWYIIMPLSKTVMAVLAILTFMAAWNDFFWPFLVTNTMDMQTIQVGLKNFRFANTTYFAPMMAGATISAVPMFILFFSLQKYFLEGVAVGAVKG
- a CDS encoding carbohydrate ABC transporter permease, which codes for MNQMLTKRKKLKLESDSGWGYAFIAVALIAFSLFTAYPVINAFIISLQEYRPLGSTYVGLENFVNSFSDELFWKALKNTLVYTLLTVPFNILLSFLVAILIMPFKKRTQTIFKAVYYLPAVASGVSLAVVWLWIFDPLKSGIANQVVGFFGISNQNWLGSSATAMFSLVLMSWLSSHGTAIIIYLAALLSIDNSYYEAADIDGATFLQKLRFIVIPFLKPTTLFLLVTGAIGSFQVFQNAYLMTGGGPDHATTMVGLLIFNNAFTYFEFGEAAAQSLLLAAVIALISFVQFKILGKDIEY